A window of Primulina huaijiensis isolate GDHJ02 unplaced genomic scaffold, ASM1229523v2 scaffold42807, whole genome shotgun sequence contains these coding sequences:
- the LOC140969860 gene encoding small ribosomal subunit protein eS1-like, whose translation MDYRADPFAKKDWYDVKAPSIFNTRNVGKTLVTRTQGTKIASEGLKHRVFEASLADLQGDEDHAFRKIRLRAEDVQGKNVLTNFWGMDFTTDKLRSLVRKWQSLIEAHVDVKTTDNYTLRMFSIGFTKKRVNQQKRTCYAQSSQIRQIRRKMREIMVNQAQSCDLKDLVQKFIPESIGKEIEKATSSIYPLQNVYIRKVKILKAPKFDLGKLMEVHGDYSEDVGVKLERPAEETMAEATEVVGA comes from the exons ATGGATTACAGGGCTGATCCGTTTGCTAAGAAGGATTGGTACGATGTTAAGGCACCGTCGATCTTCAATACTAGAAATGTTGGCAAAACCCTTGTCACTCGTACTCAGGGTACTAAG ATTGCATCTGAAGGACTCAAGCACCGTGTGTTTGAGGCTTCCTTGGCCGATCTGCAAGGTGATGAAGATCATGCCTTCAGAAAGATCCGCTTGAGAGCTGAGGATGTTCAGGGAAAGAATGTTCTCACAAATTTTTGG GGTATGGACTTTACTACTGATAAATTAAGGTCACTTGTCAGAAAATGGCAATCACTGATTGAGGCTCATGTTGATGTCAAGACAACTGACAACTATACTTTGAGGATGTTTAGCATTGGCTTCACCAAGAAGCGTGTGAATCAACAGAAGAGGACATGTTACGCCCAGTCCAGCCAGATTCGTCAA ATTCGAAGGAAGATGCGAGAGATCATGGTTAACCAGGCACAATCTTGTGATCTGAAGGATTTGGTTCAGAAGTTCATTCCTGAATCAATTGGCAAAGAGATCGAGAAAGCAACTTCAAGCATCTATCCCCTGCAGAATGTGTACATTCGGAAGGTTAAGATTTTGAAAGCCCCCAAATTTGACCTCGGCAAGTTGATGGAG GTTCATGGTGATTATAGCGAAGATGTTGGTGTGAAGTTGGAAAGACCGGCTGAGGAGACAATGGCTGAGGCAACCGAAGTTGTTGGTGCTTAG